From one Acidobacteriota bacterium genomic stretch:
- a CDS encoding DUF2478 domain-containing protein, translating into MKRVAAVALAVSTVIVLFGEPINAVWAALVAVAAVWVLDPVALRAGLRVGAVLAIVFAAAVTAAVVAWAEGPQRGVELGGMVLLRLLIMTIAAGVLVRSVNAEKILRLTERLGLERLGLVLGLALNSLPSLAHASGDVWTAARVRSDGPLQLLRRVPNLGEVLLSHTARIAEEASAAASLRGHSALTRPGGRVSGAVRTVVVTGPPGGGKTDVVAAVAGQLQNEGVPVFGFIQPGILEDGEKVGFRLRDVATGDEAVLATRGERREGDFGTRFQFTDEGFRLGSQALSRVVPGSVVIVDELGPVELRGEGHMPAVRRALAAPGLRGAIIVVRRALVPSLLDELDASDAVVIDVENGGRGSAEEIAAALLSSSS; encoded by the coding sequence GTGAAACGGGTGGCCGCCGTTGCTCTCGCCGTGTCCACGGTCATCGTGCTCTTCGGCGAACCGATCAACGCAGTGTGGGCGGCCCTGGTGGCTGTGGCCGCGGTGTGGGTCCTCGACCCGGTGGCGCTGCGTGCGGGGCTTCGTGTCGGCGCGGTCCTCGCCATCGTCTTCGCGGCCGCGGTGACGGCCGCCGTCGTGGCCTGGGCGGAAGGTCCGCAGCGTGGAGTGGAGCTCGGCGGCATGGTGCTGCTCCGCCTGCTGATCATGACCATCGCGGCCGGAGTGCTGGTCCGTTCAGTGAACGCCGAGAAAATCCTCCGCTTGACCGAGCGCTTGGGGCTCGAACGACTCGGCCTGGTCCTCGGTCTGGCGCTCAACTCGCTGCCGAGTCTGGCGCACGCGTCGGGTGATGTGTGGACCGCGGCCAGGGTGCGCAGCGACGGACCGTTGCAATTACTGCGGCGTGTTCCGAACCTTGGCGAGGTGCTGCTCTCACACACCGCCCGCATCGCTGAGGAGGCGTCCGCTGCCGCGTCTCTTCGTGGACACTCGGCCCTCACGCGCCCGGGCGGGAGGGTTTCAGGGGCCGTGCGAACAGTCGTTGTCACGGGGCCGCCCGGAGGGGGCAAGACCGATGTGGTGGCGGCCGTAGCCGGCCAGCTGCAGAACGAAGGGGTGCCGGTCTTCGGGTTCATCCAGCCGGGGATCCTCGAAGACGGCGAGAAGGTCGGATTTCGGCTTCGCGACGTGGCCACCGGGGACGAGGCCGTCCTCGCGACACGCGGCGAGCGGCGCGAAGGTGATTTCGGCACCCGCTTTCAGTTTACGGATGAAGGATTCCGGCTCGGGAGCCAGGCCCTGTCGCGGGTCGTGCCAGGGTCGGTTGTGATCGTCGACGAGCTCGGCCCGGTCGAGCTGCGCGGCGAGGGCCACATGCCGGCCGTGCGGAGAGCCCTGGCTGCACCTGGCCTCCGAGGCGCAATCATCGTCGTCCGCCGCGCCCTCGTGCCGTCCCTGCTCGATGAGCTGGACGCCTCGGATGCGGTGGTGATCGACGTCGAAAACGGCGGCCGGGGCTCGGCGGAGGAGATCGCCGCGGCTCTGCTGAGCTCGTCGAGCTGA